The following coding sequences lie in one Arachis ipaensis cultivar K30076 chromosome B03, Araip1.1, whole genome shotgun sequence genomic window:
- the LOC107631559 gene encoding probable purine permease 10 isoform X1, translating into MQAPFHLCFSQASCFDMRESQEVQLCVEDYAVNETKPVESNDLLNHIDQPMNGFPNHADQPMNGFLNNADQPTIKHQRSYRRWFLITLYSVFVLSGQAAATLLGRLYYDKGGNSKWMGSLVQVVGFPILLPYYCITTRKTPSRNSILPNPSASALALVYVSLGLLVALTSYLESLGLAHLPASTFALITSSRLAFNAFFSFFLNSVKFTPYLINSLVLLTLSPTLLAFQPENEISSGNSKHNYVLGFIASVAGSAAYGLLLSLTQLSFLKVLKRNTIRVLMDVIVYESLVATIVTLVGLFASGEGNKLHTEIEEYEMGKVSYLLTLSFSAICWNLFNIGCVGLIFETSSLLSNSIVVLGLPIIPILAVFVFHDIMHGIKAISLVLAVWGFLSYLYQYYLDDKSSNTDHILNTSTLEDINDQFGKA; encoded by the exons ATGCAAGCTCCCTTTCATCTGTGTTTCTCACAAGCTAGTTGTTTTGACATGAGAGAATCACAGGAAGTGCAACTCTGCGTGGAGG ATTATGCAGTGAATGAAACAAAACCAGTGGAGAGTAATGATTTGCTCAACCACATTGATCAACCAATGAATGGTTTTCCCAACCATGCAGATCAACCAATGAATGGTTTTCTCAACAACGCAGATCAACCAACAATCAAACATCAAAGAAGTTATCGTCGTTGGTTCCTCATAACTCTCTATTCAGTATTTGTCTTGTCCGGCCAGGCTGCTGCTACACTCCTGGGAAGGTTGTACTATGACAAAGGCGGAAATAGCAAATGGATGGGATCACTTGTCCAGGTTGTTGGGTTCCCTATTCTGCTGCCTTATTACTGCATCACAACACGAAAAACTCCCAGCAGAAACAGCATTCTTCCAAACCCATCTGCCTCAGCTTTAGCACTTGTCTATGTCTCCCTTGGTCTACTTGTGGCATTGACCAGTTACTTGGAGTCTTTGGGGCTAGCACACCTTCCTGCTTCCACTTTTGCACTCATTACCTCATCCCGGTTGGCTTTCaatgcctttttctcttttttcctcAACTCAGTGAAGTTTACACCTTACCTTATAAATTCTCTAGTCCTTCTAACTCTCTCTCCCACCCTACTTGCCTTTCAACCTGAAAATGAAATTTCCAGTGGGAACTCTAAGCATAATTATGTGCTAGGATTCATAGCTTCAGTGGCTGGATCGGCTGCGTATGGATTATTACTTTCCCTTACACAGCTTTCATTtctgaaggttttgaaaagaaatACTATCAGAGTTCTTATGGATGTGATAGTATACGAATCCCTTGTGGCCACCATTGTTACTCTTGTGGGACTATTTGCTAGTGGAGAGGGAAATAAGCTGCATACAGAAATAGAGGAGTATGAGATGGGAAAAGTATCTTATCTGCTAACTCTCAGTTTCTCAGCAATATGTTGGAATCTCTTTAACATTGGTTGTGTGGGGCTGATTTTCGAGACGTCTTCCCTCTTATCCAATTCCATAGTCGTTTTGGGTTTGCCTATCATTCCGATTTTGGCAGTGTTCGTTTTTCATGACATAATGCATGGAATAAAGGCCATCTCTTTGGTGCTAGCTGTTTGGGGCTTTCTGTCATACCTTTATCAGTACTACCTGGATGACAAGAGCTCCAATACTGATCATATTCTCAATACTTCAACATTAGAAGACATTAATGATCAATTTGGGAAGGCTTGA
- the LOC107631559 gene encoding probable purine permease 10 isoform X2, whose amino-acid sequence MNGFPNHADQPMNGFLNNADQPTIKHQRSYRRWFLITLYSVFVLSGQAAATLLGRLYYDKGGNSKWMGSLVQVVGFPILLPYYCITTRKTPSRNSILPNPSASALALVYVSLGLLVALTSYLESLGLAHLPASTFALITSSRLAFNAFFSFFLNSVKFTPYLINSLVLLTLSPTLLAFQPENEISSGNSKHNYVLGFIASVAGSAAYGLLLSLTQLSFLKVLKRNTIRVLMDVIVYESLVATIVTLVGLFASGEGNKLHTEIEEYEMGKVSYLLTLSFSAICWNLFNIGCVGLIFETSSLLSNSIVVLGLPIIPILAVFVFHDIMHGIKAISLVLAVWGFLSYLYQYYLDDKSSNTDHILNTSTLEDINDQFGKA is encoded by the coding sequence ATGAATGGTTTTCCCAACCATGCAGATCAACCAATGAATGGTTTTCTCAACAACGCAGATCAACCAACAATCAAACATCAAAGAAGTTATCGTCGTTGGTTCCTCATAACTCTCTATTCAGTATTTGTCTTGTCCGGCCAGGCTGCTGCTACACTCCTGGGAAGGTTGTACTATGACAAAGGCGGAAATAGCAAATGGATGGGATCACTTGTCCAGGTTGTTGGGTTCCCTATTCTGCTGCCTTATTACTGCATCACAACACGAAAAACTCCCAGCAGAAACAGCATTCTTCCAAACCCATCTGCCTCAGCTTTAGCACTTGTCTATGTCTCCCTTGGTCTACTTGTGGCATTGACCAGTTACTTGGAGTCTTTGGGGCTAGCACACCTTCCTGCTTCCACTTTTGCACTCATTACCTCATCCCGGTTGGCTTTCaatgcctttttctcttttttcctcAACTCAGTGAAGTTTACACCTTACCTTATAAATTCTCTAGTCCTTCTAACTCTCTCTCCCACCCTACTTGCCTTTCAACCTGAAAATGAAATTTCCAGTGGGAACTCTAAGCATAATTATGTGCTAGGATTCATAGCTTCAGTGGCTGGATCGGCTGCGTATGGATTATTACTTTCCCTTACACAGCTTTCATTtctgaaggttttgaaaagaaatACTATCAGAGTTCTTATGGATGTGATAGTATACGAATCCCTTGTGGCCACCATTGTTACTCTTGTGGGACTATTTGCTAGTGGAGAGGGAAATAAGCTGCATACAGAAATAGAGGAGTATGAGATGGGAAAAGTATCTTATCTGCTAACTCTCAGTTTCTCAGCAATATGTTGGAATCTCTTTAACATTGGTTGTGTGGGGCTGATTTTCGAGACGTCTTCCCTCTTATCCAATTCCATAGTCGTTTTGGGTTTGCCTATCATTCCGATTTTGGCAGTGTTCGTTTTTCATGACATAATGCATGGAATAAAGGCCATCTCTTTGGTGCTAGCTGTTTGGGGCTTTCTGTCATACCTTTATCAGTACTACCTGGATGACAAGAGCTCCAATACTGATCATATTCTCAATACTTCAACATTAGAAGACATTAATGATCAATTTGGGAAGGCTTGA